From a region of the Zingiber officinale cultivar Zhangliang chromosome 4B, Zo_v1.1, whole genome shotgun sequence genome:
- the LOC121975583 gene encoding NASP-related protein sim3-like, which produces MTSADQDRTEEETLANDTVPDQGGQTMALEEGSDEVLTSAGGSSSAGDQESADKTLAGADELFAKGSKAIEDGEFVDAVDSLSRALEIRVSHFGELAQECASAYYKYGCALLYKAQEEADPLGNFPKTSPANDEKSTTSSCAKENGGSSKDIADVGKDSSSLKDEVPEGEGSNKDSSNDADESEDDEEDTAEADEDESDLDLAWKMLDVARAIVEKQPGDTMEKVNILAALAEVSMEREDIDTSLDDYLKALAILENLVEPGHRRIVELNFRISLVLELGSRISEAIPYCEKAITLCKSRLVRLKEDENITAVTGASESSILDSEKNDSAPAKEIKSASNLTKDIEFLTEILSELEKKLEDLQQLLATPRSVFSDGVKLIASKLMSGEMNAPSASTTPLTSLQMGAVNSGGFDSPTLSTAATNGAITDLGVVGRGVKRATINPSIADPQNKRFALDNHTENATDHGDTSAVQDAEDASK; this is translated from the exons ATGACTTCCGCCGACCAGGACCGCACCGAAGAAGAAACCCTAGCGAACGATACCGTCCCCGACCAGGGCGGCCAAACCATGGCCTTGGAGGAAGGCTCCGACGAGGTGCTCACTAGCGCCGGCGGGTCTTCGAGCGCTGGGGACCAAGAGAGTGCCGACAAAACCCTAGCCGGCGCGGATGAGCTGTTTGCGAAAGGGTCGAAAGCAATAGAGGACGGGGAGTTCGTGGACGCCGTGGACTCCCTCAGTCGTGCGCTAGAAATCAG ggtCTCACACTTTGGTGAGCTTGCACAAGAATGTGCGAGTGCATATTATAAGTATGGATGTGCACTACTATACAAGGCTCAGGAAGAAGCTGATCCATTGGGCAACTTCCCTAAAACTTCACCAGCAAATGATGAGAAGTCCACAACTTCTAGTTGTGCAAAAGAGAATGGAGGAAGTTCAAAGGATATTGCTGATGTTGGTAAAGATTCTTCATCATTGAAGGATGAGGTGCCTGAAG GTGAAGGTTCGAACAAGGATTCTAGTAATGATGCTGACGAAAGTGAAGATGATGAAGAGGATACAGCTGAAGCAGATGAAGATGAATCAGACCTGGATCTTGCCTGGAAAATGCTGGATGTTGCAAGGGCAATTGTTGAGAAGCAACCTGGTGACACCATGGAGAAAGTGAACATCTTGGCTGCTTTAGCCGAAGTCTCAATGGAAAGAG AGGATATTGACACTTCACTAGATGACTATTTAAAAGCCCTGGCCATTTTGGAGAACCTAGTCGAGCCTGGCCACCGCCGGATTGTGGAATT AAACTTCAGGATTAGTTTAGTGTTGGAATTGGGATCAAGGATCAGCGAAGCCATACCTTATTGTGAAAAGGCAATAACACTTTGCAAGTCTCGATTAGTAAGACTCAAGGAAGATGAAAACATAACTGCTGTCACAGGAGCTTCTGAAAGTTCTATTCTGGACTCAGAGAAAAATGACTCTGCACCTGCTAAAGAGATTAAATCCGCATCTAATTTGACAAAAGACATAGAATTTTTGACTGAAATCTTGTCTGAACTTGAAAAGAAG CTTGAAGACCTACAGCAGTTGCTGGCAACTCCGAGATCTGTGTTTTCGGATGGTGTGAAGTTGATAGCTTCCAAGCTGATGTCTGGAGAGATGAATGCCCCAAGTGCATCCACAACTCCACTGACTTCCTTGCAGATGGGAGCTGTAAATAGTGGTGGTTTTGACTCTCCGACACTTTCTACTGCTGCAACAAATGGTGCTATAACGGACCTAGGCGTTGTGGGTAGAGGCGTTAAGCGAGCTACCATAAACCCAAGTATCGCCGATCCTCAAAATAAAAGGTTTGCATTGGATAATCACACTGAGAATGCGACCGATCATGGTGACACCTCTGCCGTGCAAGATGCTGAAGATGCCTCAAAGTAG
- the LOC121977742 gene encoding LOB domain-containing protein 36-like isoform X1, which translates to MVRGGFKLPFLGNCQEMTSSSSPCAACKLLRRKCAPECVFAPHFPPDQPAKFANVHRVFGASNVAKLLKQLRPEQREDAVVSLAYEAEARLRDPVNGCVGYIHLLQRRLRELQHDLSLAEKELSNYLLVPAAGPHLVGLPHYAFNPSFAGGINGMAAPMAMNSTDPALPVGMLYDRTGSFGATATFRLPAVQLLNGAGGFGALLEQQQQRQYHNPEQTHGEE; encoded by the coding sequence ATGGTCCGCGGTGGGTTTAAATTACCATTTTTAGGAAATTGCCAAGAGATGACGTCGTCGAGCTCGCCGTGCGCGGCGTGCAAGCTGCTGCGGCGCAAGTGCGCGCCGGAGTGCGTGTTCGCGCCGCACTTCCCCCCGGACCAGCCGGCGAAGTTTGCTAACGTGCACCGCGTGTTCGGCGCCAGCAACGTGGCGAAGCTGCTGAAGCAGCTCCGGCCGGAGCAGCGGGAGGACGCCGTCGTGTCCCTCGCATACGAGGCGGAGGCGCGCCTCCGCGACCCCGTCAACGGCTGCGTCGGCTACATCCACCTCCTCCAGCGCCGCCTCAGAGAGCTCCAGCACGACCTCTCTCTCGCCGAGAAGGAACTCTCCAACTACCTCCTCGTCCCCGCCGCCGGCCCCCACTTGGTCGGCCTCCCCCATTACGCCTTCAATCCCAGCTTCGCCGGAGGCATCAACGGGATGGCCGCCCCGATGGCGATGAATAGTACAGACCCGGCACTGCCAGTGGGGATGCTGTACGATCGGACGGGCAGCTTCGGAGCGACAGCAACATTCCGGCTGCCGGCGGTGCAGTTGTTGAACGGCGCCGGTGGATTTGGAGCATTGTTAGAGCAGCAACAGCAGCGGCAGTACCATAATCCTGAGCAAACACACGGGGAAGAGTAA
- the LOC121977742 gene encoding protein ASYMMETRIC LEAVES 2-like isoform X2, giving the protein MTSSSSPCAACKLLRRKCAPECVFAPHFPPDQPAKFANVHRVFGASNVAKLLKQLRPEQREDAVVSLAYEAEARLRDPVNGCVGYIHLLQRRLRELQHDLSLAEKELSNYLLVPAAGPHLVGLPHYAFNPSFAGGINGMAAPMAMNSTDPALPVGMLYDRTGSFGATATFRLPAVQLLNGAGGFGALLEQQQQRQYHNPEQTHGEE; this is encoded by the coding sequence ATGACGTCGTCGAGCTCGCCGTGCGCGGCGTGCAAGCTGCTGCGGCGCAAGTGCGCGCCGGAGTGCGTGTTCGCGCCGCACTTCCCCCCGGACCAGCCGGCGAAGTTTGCTAACGTGCACCGCGTGTTCGGCGCCAGCAACGTGGCGAAGCTGCTGAAGCAGCTCCGGCCGGAGCAGCGGGAGGACGCCGTCGTGTCCCTCGCATACGAGGCGGAGGCGCGCCTCCGCGACCCCGTCAACGGCTGCGTCGGCTACATCCACCTCCTCCAGCGCCGCCTCAGAGAGCTCCAGCACGACCTCTCTCTCGCCGAGAAGGAACTCTCCAACTACCTCCTCGTCCCCGCCGCCGGCCCCCACTTGGTCGGCCTCCCCCATTACGCCTTCAATCCCAGCTTCGCCGGAGGCATCAACGGGATGGCCGCCCCGATGGCGATGAATAGTACAGACCCGGCACTGCCAGTGGGGATGCTGTACGATCGGACGGGCAGCTTCGGAGCGACAGCAACATTCCGGCTGCCGGCGGTGCAGTTGTTGAACGGCGCCGGTGGATTTGGAGCATTGTTAGAGCAGCAACAGCAGCGGCAGTACCATAATCCTGAGCAAACACACGGGGAAGAGTAA
- the LOC121975582 gene encoding probable protein arginine N-methyltransferase 3 → MAKDVIEFRRSEEFEDVIEEEEDEEEEQIEQWDDWQSDKEDSSADFLCLFCSSRFGSVEVLFDHCRCKHFFDFHSIVREWSLDFYGSFKLINYVRSQVSENKCWCCGLEFQCSRDLQNHLHPAPSFDKDGKFLWEDDHYLKPFMGDDPLLHSFGGDEDEEDDPMTINKEEIMRELVVHEKLPRLCNGGHSILNGDASVSNTFTETEDKTECIHILGNNFEGKPTDDIIFKPCDEKHKDGQLRESFANVTVKEIRNVNEKYFGAYGSFGIHREMLSDKARMDAYQGALLNNPSLINQATVLDVGCGTGILSLFAAQGGASKVIAVEASKKMAAVATQIASDNGLLSDNTTKGREKCPGVINVVQCMVEELDKFIHVLPSSVDVIVSEWMGYCLLYESMLSSVLYARDRWLKPGGAILPDTATIFGAGFGRGGTSIPFWENVYGFDMSCIGKEVMEDSSSAPIVDTIDSREIVTETAAIHSFDLVTMKLDDMDFTSSFELKLRTESIDGITTARTRSCYGMVLWFETGFTSRFCKEMPTNLSTSPYSPKTHWSQTILMFREPIVLSSSDITASMTGAVGTEECPAVAIRSRISIARSSAHRSIDVSLEPQAISSDGRKRSWPVQIFNL, encoded by the exons ATGGCAAAAGATGTCATTGAGTTCAGGCGATctgaagaatttgaagatgtgatagaagaggaagaagacgagGAAGAGGAGCAAATTGAGCAATGGGATGACTGGCAATCTGACAAGGAGGACTCATCTGCAGATTTCCTTTGCTTGTTCTGTAGTTCGAGATTTGGTTCTGTGGAGGTCCTCTTTGACCATTGCCGCTGTAAGCACTTCTTTGATTTCCACAGCATTGTTCGTGAGTGGAGCTTAGATTTTTATGGTTCCTTCAAGCTCATCAACTATGTGAGGTCTCAG GTCTCTGAAAATAAATGCTGGTGCTGTGGTCTAGAGTTTCAATGCAGTAGAGATCTTCAGAATCATTTGCATCCAGCTCCCAGTTTTGATAAGGATGGAAAATTCTTATGGGAAGATGATCATTATTTAAAACCATTTATGGGAGACGATCCACTTTTGCATAGTTTTGGtggtgatgaagatgaagaagatgatccTATGACAATAAATAAAGAGGAAATAATGAGAGAGCTAGTTGTCCATGAAAAATTACCTAGACTCTGTAATGGTGGTCACAGCATTCTGAATGGTGATGCTTCAGTCTCCAACACCTTCACAGAAACTGAAGATAAAACAGAATGTATACATATATTGGGTAATAATTTTGAAGGAAAGCCAACCGATGACATTATTTTTAAACCATGTGATGAGAAACATAAAGATGGGCAATTAAGGGAGTCTTTTGCTAATGTCACTGTGAAGGAGATCAGAAATGTAAATGAGAAATATTTTGGTGCTTATGGCTCTTTTGGCATACACAGGGAGATGCTCAGTGATAAG GCAAGAATGGATGCTTACCAAGGAGCGCTGTTAAATAATCCCTCTCTTATTAACCAAGCTACAGTTTTGGATGTGGGTTGTGGGACAGGGATATTAAG TCTTTTTGCAGCTCAGGGTGGTGCGTCAAAGGTCATTGCTGTTGAAGCTAGCAAGAAAATGGCTGCTGTTGCTACTCAA ATAGCCAGTGATAATGGCCTATTGTCAGACAACACCACCAAAGGCAGAGAGAAGTGTCCTGGAGTAATAAATGTTGTTCAATGTATGGTTGAAGAGCTTGACAAATTCATACATGTTTTGCCAAGTAGTGTCGATGTGATAGTGAGCGAGTGGATGGGTTATTGCCTGTTGTATGAGTCGATGCTCAGTTCGGTCCTCTATGCTCGTGATAGATGGTTAAAGCCTGGTGGTGCTATCCTTCCTGATACCGCAACCATA TTTGGAGCTGGATTTGGAAGAGGTGGGACAAGCATACCTTTCTGGGAGAATGTGTATGGTTTTGACATGTCTTGCATCGGCAAAGAAGTTATGGAGGATTCTTCTTCTGCTCCCATCGTTGATACCATAGACAGCCGGGAAATTGTGACAGAAACTGCAGCTATCCAT TCCTTTGATCTAGTGACAATGAAGCTGGATGATATGGATTTCACATCAAGTTTTGAATTGAAATTGAGAACAGAATCCATAGATGGCATTACCACTGCCAGAACACGCTCTTGCTACGGGATGGTGCTCTGGTTTGAGACGGGTTTTACTAGCAGATTCTGCAAGGAGATGCCCACCAACCTCTCGACGTCACCTTACTCTCCAAAAACTCATTGGTCTCAGACCATTCTCATGTTCAGGGAACCAATTGTTCTATCATCTTCTGATATTACTGCCAGCATGACTGGGGCAGTTGGCACAGAAGAGTGCCCTGCCGTTGCCATCAGGTCTCGCATCAGCATCGCTCGGTCGTCAGCGCATCGCAGTATCGATGTGTCATTGGAACCTCAAGCTATTAGCTCAGATGGTCGTAAGCGAAGTTGGCCAGTTCAGATCTTCAATTTGTGA